Proteins encoded together in one Hevea brasiliensis isolate MT/VB/25A 57/8 chromosome 16, ASM3005281v1, whole genome shotgun sequence window:
- the LOC110663509 gene encoding citrate synthase, glyoxysomal, with amino-acid sequence MSESDSSLSSVSARGRLAVLAAHLAAASSISPAVLEAQCVSAHVSPPENLQGTLTVVDERTGKKYQIQVSKHGTVKASDFKKISAGKDDKGLKLYDPGYLNTAPVQSSISYIDGDEGILRYRGYPIEELAESSTFLEVSYLIMYGNLPSESQLADWEFAISQHSAVPQGILDIIQAMPHDAHPMGVLVSAMSALSIFHPDANPALRGQDLYKSKQVRDKQIARILGKAPTIAAAAYLRLAGRPPVLPSSNLSYAENFLYMLDSLGNRSYKPNPRLARVIDILFILHAEHEMNCSTAAARHLASSGVDVYTALAGAVGALYGPLHGGANEAVLKMLNEIGTVENIPDFIEGVKNRKRKMSGFGHRVYKNYDPRAKVIKKLAEEVFSIVGRDPLIEVAVALEKAALSDEYFVTRKLYPNVDFYSGLIYRAMGFPTEFFPVLFAIPRMAGYLAHWRESLDDPDTKIMRPQQVYTGAWLRHYMPLRERMETSEANRLGQVSVSNASRRRLAGSGI; translated from the exons ATGTCAGAATCTGATTCTTCCTTATCCTCCGTGTCCGCTCGTGGCCGGTTGGCCGTGCTCGCAGCTCACCTTGCTGCGGCGTCCTCGATTTCTCCTGCAGTTTTGGAGGCCCAGTGTGTCTCCGCTCATGTCTCTCCGCCGGAGAACTTACAGGGCACTCTCACTGTCGTTGATGAGAGGACTGGTAAGAAGTACCAAATTCAAGTCTCTAAACATGGCACCGTCAAAGCCTCTGATTTTAAAAAG ATATCAGCTGGAAAGGATGATAAGGGGCTCAAACTTTATGACCCGGGCTATCTCAACACGGCTCCTGTTCAGTCATCAATTTCTTACATAGATGGTGATGAAGGTATCCTCAGATATAGAGGCTACCCAATAGAGGAGTTGGCTGAGAGTAGCACCTTTTTGGAAGTGTCCTACCTCATAA TGTATGGGAACTTGCCATCTGAAAGTCAGTTAGCAGATTGGGAATTTGCTATTTCTCAACATTCAGCTGTAccacagggcattttg GACATTATACAGGCAATGCCTCATGATGCACACCCAATGGGCGTGCTAGTCAGTGCAATGAGTGCTCTTTCAATCTTTCATCCTGATGCTAATCCTGCTCTTAGA GGGCAAGATCTTTACAAATCCAAACAAGTGAGAGACAAACAAATTGCTCGCATTCTTGGAAAG GCACCAACCATTGCAGCAGCAGCGTATTTAAGGTTGGCAGGCAGGCCTCCAGTTCTGCCTTCCAGCAACCTTTCTTATGCAGAGAACTTCTTGTACATGCTAGATTCACT AGGTAATCGATCATATAAACCTAACCCTCGACTTGCTCGAGTGATAGATATACTTTTCATACTGCATGCAGAGCATGAAATGAATTGCTCCACTGCTGCTGCCCGGCATCTTGCATCAAG TGGTGTTGATGTATACACTGCTCTTGCTGGGGCTGTTGGAGCATTGTATGGACCTCTTCATGGTGGAGCAAATGAG GCTGTGCTTAAGATGCTGAATGAGATCGGAACTGTTGAGAACATCCCAGATTTCATTGAGGGTGTGAAAAACAG AAAGCGAAAGATGTCGGGTTTTGGACATCGGGTATACAAAAACTATGATCCCAGAGCTAAAGTCATTAAGAAGCTAGCAGAGGAAGTATTTTCTATTGTCGGTCGAGATCCTCTTATCGAG GTAGCAGTTGCTTTGGAGAAGGCTGCACTATCTGATGAGTATTTCGTTACGAGGAAGCTATATCCAAATGTTGATTTCTACTCTGGATTAATATATAG AGCGATGGGATTTCCAACGGAGTTCTTCCCTGTTTTATTTGCAATTCCTCGAATGGCTGGTTACTTGGCACACTGGCGGGAGTCACTGGATGATCCTGATACAAAGATAATGAGACCACAACAG GTGTACACTGGGGCATGGCTTCGACATTATATGCCACTCAGAGAACGGATGGAAACAAGCGAAGCAAATAGGCTTGGTCAGGTGTCTGTTTCAAATGCCTCCAGGCGACGACTTGCTGGATCTGGGATTTAG
- the LOC110663511 gene encoding receptor like protein 29 produces the protein MFSSFLSLSPSLPTLLLLFLLLLSLPLVSSVSAIHARKQPPPTANNSLLSINHMLRSEAETLFKIMDSLSSDHSWRTSYPNPCKRGSIWPGIECRLGPDNRLHVSRLDFGTHPNPTCKSTATFPNQIFALPYLQSVFFLNCFAQTKTVLSVPSYRLSNSSLQQLSLRSNPGLFGPIPSQISYLKSLQILTLSQNRLSGPIPAGIFRLSSLVHLDLSYNILTGAIPTELGNLKNLVGLDLSYNSLIGTIPGTIGQLGSLQKLDLSSNALNGRIPDSIEKLSSLAFMALSDNRFSGTFPAGLPKLQSLQCFIMDDNPINIPLPVEFGKLVKLQELRLANSGFSGTIPPSFSLLMNLSTLSLQNNRLIGEIPAGFGSLAHIYHLNLSRNLLGGVVPFDASFFKRLGRNLDLSANPGLCLSPTEAYNVKIGIGVGVCGNSKNGSLIVKSQASHGFSKPFFLFLVLGLHQILLLYYDINHFS, from the coding sequence ATGTTTTCCAGTTTCCTTTCCCTTTCACCTTCACTTCCCACTCTGCTTCTTCTTTTTCTACTTCTCTTGTCTCTCCCTCTTGTTTCTTCTGTCTCCGCCATTCATGCAAGGAAACAACCACCACCAACCGCAAACAATAGTCTCCTGTCAATCAACCACATGCTTCGCTCGGAGGCTGAGACCCTTTTCAAGATCATGGACTCTCTGTCCTCTGATCATTCCTGGAGAACTTCTTACCCCAACCCCTGTAAGCGTGGTTCAATTTGGCCTGGAATTGAGTGCCGACTAGGACCAGATAACCGCCTCCATGTCTCCAGGCTTGATTTTGGTACTCATCCGAACCCAACATGCAAGAGCACGGCTACATTTCCTAACCAAATATTTGCTCTTCCTTATCTTCAATCTGTTTTCTTCTTGAACTGTTTCGCTCAAACCAAAACCGTTCTCTCTGTTCCATCATATAGACTGTCAAATTCTTCACTTCAACAGCTCAGTCTGAGATCAAACCCAGGGCTTTTTGGTCCAATCCCTTCTCAAATTTCCTACCTGAAGTCCTTACAAATCCTCACGTTGTCACAAAATCGCCTTTCTGGGCCTATACCGGCTGGGATTTTTAGGTTGAGCTCTTTGGTGCACCTTGATTTGAGCTATAATATTCTCACCGGTGCTATACCAACTGAATTGGGTAATCTTAAAAACCTAGTGGGCCTTGATCTAAGCTATAACTCGCTTATTGGCACAATTCCAGGCACGATTGGCCAACTGGGTTCGCTTCAAAAACTTGATTTGAGTTCAAATGCACTTAATGGTCGTATTCCAGATAGCATAGAGAAGCTCAGTTCACTGGCTTTCATGGCTTTGAGTGACAACAGATTCAGTGGAACTTTTCCAGCTGGATTGCCAAAATTACAAAGCTTGCAGTGCTTTATCATGGATGACAATCCAATAAATATTCCTTTGCCTGTAGAGTTTGGAAAGTTAGTGAAACTACAAGAGCTAAGGCTTGCCAATTCAGGGTTCTCAGGCACTATTCCACCCAGCTTTTCACTGCTGATGAATCTAAGCACTCTGTCTCTTCAGAACAACAGATTGATAGGTGAAATTCCAGCAGGTTTTGGCAGTCTCGCTCACATTTATCACTTGAATCTTAGCAGAAACTTGTTGGGAGGAGTTGTGCCTTTCGACGCAAGTTTCTTCAAGAGGCTAGGAAGGAATTTGGATCTAAGTGCTAACCCAGGCCTATGTTTGAGTCCAACTGAAGCATATAATGTCAAGATTGGAATTGGAGTTGGTGTCTGTGGCAATAGCAAGAATGGCTCTTTGATCGTGAAATCTCAAGCTTCACATGGGTTTTCCAAACCATTCTTTCTGTTTCTTGTTCTTGGATTGCACCAAATACTGCTTCTATATTACGATATTAATCACTTCTCTTAA